In Phragmites australis chromosome 17, lpPhrAust1.1, whole genome shotgun sequence, the following are encoded in one genomic region:
- the LOC133897391 gene encoding uncharacterized protein LOC133897391 — protein sequence MGALLHAELFVAAAAEFHLQPGVVACIVLAVAALFHSAIHSLTCFVASRPAQREPEVLLRPTATAASAPTGSASRLPLHHFIVLCLAMGAVLHPEPLVAAAEQNLHPAVFVCVVLAVAALFQRAVLYLNFLVARRAAEGKPSMLLRPTGTGGSAQPGTASRSPLPPFIALCLAMSALMHLEPIVDATAELHLHPAVVPCVVLAVAALFHWTMLSLNLLVARRRSADRQPMMHFRPTDPAASAFLVLAALMSSSWSVEPFAAAATELGLPSAAAVVTVVFFAALFNVSIHIFRSFFLPRPAPGATDAAAQLEGFRASTVAIVGMGVAACLVAGLAAGGSARVYAAARS from the coding sequence ATGGGCGCTCTGCTGCACGCGGAGCTGTtcgtggccgccgccgccgagttcCATCTCCAGCCGGGCGTCGTCGCCTGCATCGTCCTCGCCGTCGCTGCTCTCTTCCACTCGGCGATCCACTCCCTCACCTGCTTCGTCGCGAGCCGGCCAGCCCAACGCGAACCCGAGGTGCTGTTACGCCCAACCGCTACCGCCGCTTCAGCGCCGACCGGCTCGGCGTCGAGACTTCCACTTCACCATTTCATCGTGCTCTGCCTCGCCATGGGTGCTGTGCTGCACCCGGAGCCGCTCGTGGCAGCCGCCGAGCAAAACCTCCACCCAGCCGTCTTCGTCTGCGTCGTCCTCGCTGTCGCCGCGCTCTTCCAGCGGGCAGTCCTCTACCTCAACTTCCTCGTCGCGCGCCGGGCAGCAGAAGGCAAGCCCAGTATGCTGCTTCGCCCAACCGGTACCGGCGGATCAGCGCAACCCGGCACCGCATCGAGATCTCCACTCCCCCCTTTCATTGCGCTCTGCCTCGCCATGAGCGCTCTGATGCACTTGGAGCCGATCGTGGACGCCACCGCCGAGCTCCATCTCCACCCGGCCgtcgtcccctgcgtcgtcctcGCCGTTGCGGCACTCTTCCACTGGACCATGCTCTCACTCAACTTACTCGTCGCGCGACGTCGTTCAGCCGACCGCCAACCCATGATGCATTTCCGCCCAACCGACCCCGCCGCCTCCGCATTCCTCGTCCTCGCCGCCCTGATGTCCTCGTCGTGGTCCGTCGAGCCATTCGCGGCCGCCGCCACGGAGCTCGGGCTGccctcggccgccgccgtcgtcaccGTCGTGTTCTTCGCTGCTCTGTTCAATGTCTCGATCCACATCTTCCGCTCCTTCTTTCTGCCCCgcccggcgcccggcgccacCGATGCCGCGGCGCAGTTGGAGGGGTTCAGGGCGAGCACCGTCGCCATCGTGGGGATGGGTGTCGCTGCCTGCCTTGTCGCGGGCCTCGCGGCAGGTGGATCCGCTCGTGTGTACGCGGCAGCTCGTAGCTGA